The following is a genomic window from Syntrophaceae bacterium.
CCTCCCATCTGCATCATCAGCCACACGTAGAAGTTCACCGGCGTGCCCTCGATCCTGGATTTTGCCCCCGTGCCCCAGTCGGACAGGACCATGTCGACCTGCGGGCTCTCGGCCAGGACGATCCCGATGGGTGCCACCTCCTCGCTGACGAGGGCTATCATCGCTTCCCCCGCGGCATCGACGGCCTCCACGTCCCAGGCCCTGACGCTCCGGCCCGCCACGGGGATCACCCGCCGGTCGATCCGCTTTGCCACGGCCGTGCCCCTGAAGTTGCCCACGTCTTTCTCCTGGCCCTTGTAGAAGCCCTCGGGAACGGTGAAGGGGTCGTATCCCCGGACCTGGACGATGACCTCGTGGATCTCGCCGGGCCCGGTCTTCGTCTCCTCCACCAGAAGGCGGGTGACCACGGCGGGGTCTTTCCCGGGGGTGACCCCGATTTCCATCCAGGAACAGGGCTTGCCGTCCCGGCTGACCCTTTCCAGCGTGGCGATCGTCATCCTGTAGTATTCCTTCCTTGCGCGGTCGTGGATGAAGTAGTCGGCCCACGCACCGGGCGTGAACCGGAACGTGTCCCCCACGATCATCAGGGGCCGCTGACCCTCGATGTCGGCCCCGGATGCCGGAGCCGCCGCCATGAAGGCTGCCGACGCGGCTGCCAGGACGACGAGCGCCAGAATCCTGCTGTCCTTCCCCATGTTCCCCATGATCGGGCCCCTCACTTCTTTTTCGGCGTCTCGGGCTCGAACTGCGGCTTCCACGCCTGGACGCGGGCTGCCGCCAGCCTGCCCGATTCGCTGTCCGGGGCCACCTGAAGCTGGCGCTTGTAGTGCTCGTAGGCCGCACGCCTGTCGTTGACGTTTTCGTAGCACTGACCCAGGATGCCGTGGATCGTCTTGTGCTTCGGGTTTGCCTCGGCGACGACGCGAAGCGGATCGATGGCCGCCCGCCAGTTCGAGGTCCGGTAATAGCTCATGCCCAGCAGGCGCTGGGCGGTCACATCGCCGGGGAAGATCTGCACGGCTTTCTTCGTGTGCTCGATGGCCGCAGCGTAGTCCTTCGCGCCGTAGCTCATCATGCCGAGCCCGCGCAGGGCGGGCTGATAGTTCGGCTGCAGCGACAGGGCGCCCCGGAAGTAGCGCTCGGCATCGGCGCCCCTGTTCTGCTTGAGGAAGATGAACCCCGCCAGGGCGTAGAAGGGGGCCTGGTAACGGTCCTCGGCGATCGCCCGGCTCACGAGGTTGTTCGCCTCGGCCAGGCGGTTCTTCTCGAAGGCCCGGACGGCCTTGTCGTAGTACTCCGTGTAGACCCGGTTCGTCTTCCGGAGGTTCGCCGTCATGGCCTGGTAGCCCGCCCGGTTCGACCCGTCGCCCGCGAGCGCCGCCCTCGGCGCCGACTGGATCATCTGCTGGATCTCGTCGATCCGGACGGACGTCCGGGGGTGCGTGGAGAGCATTTCCTCGAAGAAGCTTCGCTCGGCCGGTTCCTGGCCCAAAGAGCGGGCATATTCCTTGTAGACCTTCTCGAGGTTCCGGTGGGCGCTCACGGCGTTGTTCGGGTTGTAGCCCGCCCGGCTCATGTACTCGACACCCAGGCGGTCCGCCTCGAGCTCGTCGTCGCGGCTGTACTTCAGGAGGAGCAATTGTCCCCCGACGGCGCCCAGGCCCAGCACCGCCTCTCCGTAGTCCTTGTCCCCGATGGAGAGGGCGGCGATCCCCAGGGCGATCCCCAGGAGCATGTTCTGCGTCATGTGGCGGGCAGAGTGCCGGGCGGAGATGTGCCCGATCTCGTGCCCCATCACGTAGGCAAACTCGCCCTCGTTCTCCAGCCCCGCAAGCAGGCCGCGGGTCATGACCACGTGGCCCGGGATGGCCCAGGCATTGGGCACCGAGCTGTTCTGCACCGTGAAGGACAGCGGCAGGTTCGGCCGGTGTGACACCTTGTGCAGACGCATGACGACACCCTCGAGGTAGCGCTTGAGCTGCGGGTCATGGTATTCCCCCCCTCCCCCTTCGGCTCCCCAGAGCGCATCACGGTAGACGGACTTTCCGATCTTGATCTCCTCGTCCTCGGAGACGAGCATGATCTCGTCCTTCCCCGTCACGGGATTCGTCGCACAGGCGGCCACCATCCCGCACAGCACGACGATGAGCAAAACAGAGAGAAGACCTCGCAAACCGGCACCCGATCGGCGGCAGATACGCGTCATCCCGTCCGTCATTCCATACTCCTCATTTCTTTGTCCGATCTTCACAACTTCCGCTCCTCTTCACTTCCTGAACATGTCGAGGAATGCTTTCAGGACGCCCGGACCGCCCCTCGCCTCACGAACCTCCCGCTCGGCACTATCGAAGTCCCGTCATCACGAACAGCCTGCCCTGCAGCGCGTCGTCGAAGAGCAGGACCGGCACGACGGCTGATGTGTTCGGGTCGCCCTTCCAGGTTCTCGTCTCCAGGACCTTCCCGTCGCGTTCAATCTCAAAGGTCACCACCCCGCCCGGACCGAGACTCACGGGCAGTATCCGGATCTCGCCCGCCCGCACCGTCGTTGCCGCCCCAGGCTCCTCCCCGCGGACAGCGACGGAGAT
Proteins encoded in this region:
- a CDS encoding M48 family metalloprotease, coding for MLIVVLCGMVAACATNPVTGKDEIMLVSEDEEIKIGKSVYRDALWGAEGGGGEYHDPQLKRYLEGVVMRLHKVSHRPNLPLSFTVQNSSVPNAWAIPGHVVMTRGLLAGLENEGEFAYVMGHEIGHISARHSARHMTQNMLLGIALGIAALSIGDKDYGEAVLGLGAVGGQLLLLKYSRDDELEADRLGVEYMSRAGYNPNNAVSAHRNLEKVYKEYARSLGQEPAERSFFEEMLSTHPRTSVRIDEIQQMIQSAPRAALAGDGSNRAGYQAMTANLRKTNRVYTEYYDKAVRAFEKNRLAEANNLVSRAIAEDRYQAPFYALAGFIFLKQNRGADAERYFRGALSLQPNYQPALRGLGMMSYGAKDYAAAIEHTKKAVQIFPGDVTAQRLLGMSYYRTSNWRAAIDPLRVVAEANPKHKTIHGILGQCYENVNDRRAAYEHYKRQLQVAPDSESGRLAAARVQAWKPQFEPETPKKK